Proteins encoded by one window of Musa acuminata AAA Group cultivar baxijiao chromosome BXJ2-9, Cavendish_Baxijiao_AAA, whole genome shotgun sequence:
- the LOC135622767 gene encoding amino acid permease 6-like produces the protein MEKSTVTDIEHGDHERRGTVWTATAHIVAALIGSGVLALAWSVAQLGWIVGPLVLLGFSCVTYYTAVLLANCYRFPDPVDGTVNRAYIDAVRSYSGPKHVFLCGCAQYVNLWGTLVGYTITASTSMIAVKRANCFHRNGHSARCDASGNTFMVVFGLFQLVLSQFPSLENITWLSVVAVATSFGYSFIGLGLCMGKWASHGEFRGTLAGTSDVAASDKAFDVLLALGNVAFAYTFADVLIEIQDTLKSPPPENKSMKRATFNGIGLTTVFYLLLGCIGYAAFGNDAPGNILTGFGFYEPFWLVDIANICVIVHLIGAYQVYAQPIFARFENYLLFQWPDNKFIRKTYSVRVPFMEVGGSWSFTLSKLVSRTIFIMFTTLVAMLLPFFNAVLGLIGALGFWPLAVYFPVSMHMAQEKIQRGALKWFALQGLSFFCLLVSVAASIGSVADIVHNLKAAAPFKTVY, from the exons ATGGAGAAGAGCACAGTGACGGACATTGAGCATGGCGACCATGAAAGACGAG GAACTGTGTGGACTGCGACAGCCCACATCGTCGCTGCACTGATCGGCTCCGGTGTTTTGGCGCTCGCATGGAGTGTTGCTCAGCTGGGGTGGATCGTCGGCCCTCTCGTTCTCCTTGGCTTCTCCTGCGTCACCTACTACACCGCGGTTCTGCTTGCCAACTGCTACAGGTTCCCAGATCCTGTCGATGGAACCGTAAATCGTGCCTACATCGATGCAGTCAGATCATACTCGG GTCCTAAGCATGTGTTCTTGTGTGGATGTGCTCAGTATGTCAACCTCTGGGGGACTCTTGTGGGCTACACCATTACAGCCAGCACGAGCATGAT CGCGGTGAAGCGCGCGAATTGCTTCCACCGGAACGGGCACAGCGCAAGATGTGACGCATCTGGCAACACCTTCATGGTGGTGTTCGGCCTCTTCCAGCTGGTGTTGTCTCAGTTCCCCAGCTTGGAGAACATAACGTGGCTGTCGGTGGTCGCAGTGGCGACGTCGTTCGGGTACTCCTTCATCGGCCTCGGCCTGTGCATGGGCAAGTGGGCTTCTCATGGTGAGTTCAGGGGGACGTTGGCTGGTACCAGCGATGTGGCCGCAAGTGACAAGGCGTTCGATGTGCTCCTCGCGCTGGGGAATGTAGCTTTCGCTTACACTTTTGCTGATGTCTTGATTGAGATCCAG GACACCTTGAAGTCACCTCCTCCGGAGAACAAATCGATGAAAAGGGCGACGTTCAACGGGATTGGGCTCACCACCGTTTTCTACCTCCTTCTTGGCTGCATAGGGTACGCTGCATTCGGTAACGATGCTCCCGGCAACATCCTAACTGGGTTCGGCTTCTACGAACCCTTTTGGCTCGTCGACATAGCCAACATATGTGTCATCGTCCACCTCATCGGGGCATATCAG GTGTACGCGCAGCCAATCTTCGCCAGGTTTGAGAACTACCTGTTGTTCCAGTGGCCGGACAACAAGTTCATCCGCAAGACCTACTCGGTGCGAGTGCCGTTCATGGAAGTTGGTGGCTCGTGGAGCTTCACGCTGTCGAAGCTCGTCTCGAGGACCATCTTCATCATGTTCACGACGCTGGTCGCCATGCTGCTGCCATTCTTCAACGCTGTTCTGGGTCTGATAGGCGCTCTGGGCTTCTGGCCACTGGCCGTTTACTTCCCGGTGAGCATGCACATGGCTCAGGAGAAGATCCAAAGGGGAGCACTCAAGTGGTTTGCCCTGCAGGGCTTAAGTTTCTTCTGCCTGCTTGTCTCTGTTGCTGCTAGCATTGGTTCTGTGGCAGACATTGTGCATAATCTCAAGGCAGCTGCCCCTTTCAAGACTGTGTATTAG
- the LOC135622769 gene encoding auxin-responsive protein IAA25-like isoform X2: MKSILFEPPSRRQEGGGAHDQDKATEAAHGFRNPLELSLRISSGVMACNVGGGDSGECRGLLATRDNLVVHRRDQGAKEWLPAEIHSGFIHPWSLAARQQKAVFEQASSAPRDAHPSSSTPPPPPPPPPLLVGWPPVRTSRKHLSLLKPGMDGENDAKRRKLTEREATTVLTTESRSRPAMFVKVNMEGYVVGRKIDLGAHESYRSLYRALSKLLRNFLSCTGARMRSGEQDDEVADDDFVLLYEDSEGDQMLVGDIPWELFITSVKKLYIAHGRKKAAAGGEAQKTHHKQQLNH, translated from the exons ATGAAGTCCATACTGTTTGAACCTCCAAGCAGAAGACAGGAGGGAGGAGGAGCTCACGATCAAGATAAAGCCACAGAAGCAGCCCATGGTTTCCGGAACCCCTTGGAGCTCAGTCTTCGCATCTCTTCCGGTGTCATGGCCTGCAACGTTGGCGGTGGTGATTCCGGCGAGTGCCGAGGACTCTTAGCTACCAGAGATAACCTTGTGGTGCACCGAAGAGACCAAGGAGCTAAGGAGTGGCTTCCAGCTGAGATCCACAGCGGATTCATCCACCCGTGGAGTCTCGCTGCTCGGCAGCAGAAGGCAGTCTTCGAGCAAGCTTCTTCTGCGCCGAG AGATGCGCATCCTTCGTCTtccacgccgccgccgccgccgccgccgccgccgctgcttgtcGGCTGGCCGCCAGTGCGAACCTCTCGAAAGCATCTAAGCCTGCTGAAGCCCGGGATGGACGGAGAGAACGACGCGAAGAGGCGAAAGTTAACAGAGAGAGAGGCAACAACAGTGCTTACGACAGAATCGAGATCAAGACCTGCGATGTTCGTGAAGGTTAACATGGAAGGCTACGTGGTGGGCAGGAAGATCGACCTGGGAGCCCATGAGAGCTACCGGTCGCTCTATCGCGCCCTCTCCAAGTTGCTCCGCAACTTCCTCTCCTGTACGGGAGCTCGGATGCGATCAG GAGAACAAGATGATGAGGTTGCTGATGATGACTTTGTTCTGCTTTATGAAGATAGTGAAGGTGATCAGATGCTTGTTGGTGATATCCCCTGGGA GTTGTTTATTACTTCTGTGAAAAAGCTCTACATTGCTCATGGCAGAAAGAAGGCTGCTGCAG GAGGAGAGGCACAAAAGACTCATCACAAGCAACAACTGAATCACTGA
- the LOC135622769 gene encoding auxin-responsive protein IAA25-like isoform X1 yields the protein MKSILFEPPSRRQEGGGAHDQDKATEAAHGFRNPLELSLRISSGVMACNVGGGDSGECRGLLATRDNLVVHRRDQGAKEWLPAEIHSGFIHPWSLAARQQKAVFEQASSAPRDAHPSSSTPPPPPPPPPLLVGWPPVRTSRKHLSLLKPGMDGENDAKRRKLTEREATTVLTTESRSRPAMFVKVNMEGYVVGRKIDLGAHESYRSLYRALSKLLRNFLSCTGARMRSANYSNNSGEQDDEVADDDFVLLYEDSEGDQMLVGDIPWELFITSVKKLYIAHGRKKAAAGGEAQKTHHKQQLNH from the exons ATGAAGTCCATACTGTTTGAACCTCCAAGCAGAAGACAGGAGGGAGGAGGAGCTCACGATCAAGATAAAGCCACAGAAGCAGCCCATGGTTTCCGGAACCCCTTGGAGCTCAGTCTTCGCATCTCTTCCGGTGTCATGGCCTGCAACGTTGGCGGTGGTGATTCCGGCGAGTGCCGAGGACTCTTAGCTACCAGAGATAACCTTGTGGTGCACCGAAGAGACCAAGGAGCTAAGGAGTGGCTTCCAGCTGAGATCCACAGCGGATTCATCCACCCGTGGAGTCTCGCTGCTCGGCAGCAGAAGGCAGTCTTCGAGCAAGCTTCTTCTGCGCCGAG AGATGCGCATCCTTCGTCTtccacgccgccgccgccgccgccgccgccgccgctgcttgtcGGCTGGCCGCCAGTGCGAACCTCTCGAAAGCATCTAAGCCTGCTGAAGCCCGGGATGGACGGAGAGAACGACGCGAAGAGGCGAAAGTTAACAGAGAGAGAGGCAACAACAGTGCTTACGACAGAATCGAGATCAAGACCTGCGATGTTCGTGAAGGTTAACATGGAAGGCTACGTGGTGGGCAGGAAGATCGACCTGGGAGCCCATGAGAGCTACCGGTCGCTCTATCGCGCCCTCTCCAAGTTGCTCCGCAACTTCCTCTCCTGTACGGGAGCTCGGATGCGATCAG CTAATTATTCAAACAATTCAGGAGAACAAGATGATGAGGTTGCTGATGATGACTTTGTTCTGCTTTATGAAGATAGTGAAGGTGATCAGATGCTTGTTGGTGATATCCCCTGGGA GTTGTTTATTACTTCTGTGAAAAAGCTCTACATTGCTCATGGCAGAAAGAAGGCTGCTGCAG GAGGAGAGGCACAAAAGACTCATCACAAGCAACAACTGAATCACTGA
- the LOC135622768 gene encoding uncharacterized protein LOC135622768 — protein sequence MKEDGGDPSLAMPSSDSPTQPKRILDSPSESPKPQKLPRSVEEGCGEGREGMSQNPRLQRYLVAVEYIGTRFSGSQRQPNCRTVVGVLEDAFHKFIGQPVSISFSSRTDAGVHALSNVCHVDVERISKRKPGEVLTPHEPGVVRRAVNHFLQKCEGDITVIDVRCVPADFHARFKALERTYHYRILSGPEPLSTFEKDRAWHVPEELDILAMKKACSILIGSHDFSSFRATGCQAKSPIKTLDELSVTEVLPSLYFPSIMERSEMESLNGSLSCSKTSDHELPANYLDTSRMSIQKNSTDCCQGFGHRSRHRCYVITARARSFLYHQVRLMVGGLKSVGTGEITVSDVERILNAKSVTAASPMAPACGLYLGTVKYDIP from the exons ATGAAAGAGGACGGCGGCGATCCATCCCTGGCGATGCCGTCATCAGATTCCCCGACACAACCGAAGCGAATCCTCGACTCCCCCTCGGAGTCGCCGAAGCCGCAGAAGCTGCCGAGATCCGTGGAAGAGGGTTGTGGAGAAGGACGCGAGGGGATGAGCCAAAACCCTAGGCTCCAGAGGTATTTGGTGGCGGTGGAGTACATCGGAACGCGGTTCTCGGGGTCCCAGAGGCAGCCCAACTGCAGAACCGTCGTTGGCGTTCTTGAG GATGCATTTCATAAATTTATCGGACAGCCAGTTTCAATATCCTTCTCCAGTCGAACG GATGCAGGAGTTCATGCTCTATCAAATGTTTGCCATGTTGATGTTGAGCGCATAAGTAAACGAAAGCCTGGGGAAGTG TTAACACCACATGAACCAGGTGTTGTAAGACGTGCTGTTAATCACTTTTTACAG AAATGTGAAGGTGACATAACAGTAATTGATGTTCGATGTGTTCCAGCTGATTTTCATGCACGATTCAAGGCCCTGGAGCGGAC ATACCACTACCGCATCCTCTCAGGGCCAGAGCCTTTGTCAACCTTCGAGAAAGACCGTGCTTGGCATGTACCTGAGGAACTGGATATTCTTGCTATGAAG AAAGCATGTAGCATTCTGATCGGGTCTCATGATTTCAGCTCATTTAGGGCTACCGGTTGCCAG GCAAAGTCTCCTATCAAAACTTTGGACGAACTTAGTGTCACAGAAGTTCTTCCATCACTGTACTTCCCTTCAATCATGGAGAGGTCAGAGATGGAATCATTAAATGGTTCTCTTTCTTGTTCCAAGACATCCGACCATGAATTACCTGCAAATTATTTGGACACCTCTCGCATGAGCATTCAGAAGAACAGTACTGATTGCTGTCAAGGGTTTGGACATAGATCAAGGCATCGTTGCTATGTTATAACAGCAAGAGCTCGCTCTTTTCTTTACCACCAG GTCAGGCTTATGGTTGGTGGTCTAAAATCTGTCGGGACTGGAGAGATAACAGTCAGTGATG TCGAAAGAATTCTGAATGCAAAATCGGTGACTGCTGCAAGCCCCATGGCTCCTGCCTGTGGTCTGTATCTTGGCACTGTGAAGTATGATATTCCATAG